A single Lolium perenne isolate Kyuss_39 chromosome 6, Kyuss_2.0, whole genome shotgun sequence DNA region contains:
- the LOC127308012 gene encoding pollen receptor-like kinase 5, with amino-acid sequence MARLRPPGHFYIAVIIISVAAVVASADDGGKTEGDVLVAFRDTLRAADGSPPGPLRSWGTPGPCNGNHSSWYGVSCHGNGSVQGLQLERLGLAGGAPEMGSLSVLPGLRVISLSDNALTGPFPNVSQLGVLKMLYLSRNKFSGVIPVDAFMHMRGLRKLYLTSNDFSGPVPSSITSPRLLELSLAHNKFDGPLPDFSQPELRFVDVAENNLSGPIPAGLSRFNASMFQGNKLLCGKPLDAVCDPALSPDDGMSPFVKIAIALIVVGVLLAAAGITTGVLGRRRRRKRRAKRTDGSVTLPNGEQTPSNPVLETAPCVAMSQAAPVAASAKRGGRRDEHGRLVFISESRVRFEIEDLLRASAEVLGSGNFGSSYKATLLEGSSVVVKRFKDMNGVGREDFSEHMRRLGRLDHPNLIPLVAYLYKKEEKLLITDYMCNGSLANLLHGGRGKALDWGKRLGIIKGTARGLAHLYDELPMLTVPHGHLKSSNVLLDADFRPALSDYALVPVLTATHAKQVMMAYKAPECVEAHGKPSKKSDVWSLGILILEVLTGKFPANYLRQGSKGTTDLAGWVNSVVTEERTGEVFDKDMSVAGEDADSEMLKLLQVGLACCEADVDKRLDLKAAVTGIEEVRELEPASTSQGESKS; translated from the exons ATGGCGCGGCTGCGGCCGCCCGGACATTTCTACATCGCCGTCATCATCATCTCCGTCGCCGCCGTGGTCGCGTCCGCGGACGACGGGGGCAAAACGGAGGGCGACGTGCTGGTGGCGTTCCGCGACACGCTACGCGCCGCCGACGGCTCGCCACCGGGCCCGCTCCGCTCGTGGGGCACGCCCGGCCCCTGCAACGGCAACCACTCCTCCTGGTACGGCGTCTCCTGCCACGGCAACGGCAGCGTGCAGGGCCTCCAGCTCGAGCGCCTCGGCCTCGCCGGCGGCGCCCCGGAGATGGGTTCCCTCTCCGTGCTCCCCGGCCTCCGGGTCATCAGTCTCTCCGACAACGCGCTCACGGGGCCCTTCCCCAACGTGTCCCAACTGGGCGTGCTCAAGATGCTCTACCTGTCCCGGAACAAGTTCTCCGGCGTGATCCCCGTCGACGCCTTCATGCACATGCGCGGGCTCCGGAAGCTCTACCTCACTTCCAACGACTTCTCCGGACCTGTGCCGAGCTCCATCACGTCACCGAGGCTGCTGGAGCTGTCGCTTGCGCATAATAAGTTCGACGGCCCGCTCCCGGACTTCTCCCAGCCGGAGTTGAGGTTCGTCGACGTCGCCGAAAACAACCTCTCCGGCCCCATCCCCGCCGGCCTCAGCCGCTTCAATGCCAGCATGTTCCAAG GCAACAAACTCCTGTGCGGCAAGCCGCTGGACGCGGTCTGCGACCCCGCGTTGTCGCCCGATGACGGCATGTCACCGTTCGTGAAGATCGCCATCGCGCTCATCGTCGTCGGCGTGCTGCTCGCCGCCGCGGGCATCACCACGGGCGTCCTCGGCCGCCGGCGACGGAGGAAGCGACGCGCGAAGCGGACCGACGGATCCGTGACACTCCCCAACGGCGAGCAGACGCCGTCCAATCCGGTTCTGGAGACAGCGCCGTGCGTCGCCATGAGCCAGGCCGCCCCCGTCGCCGCGTCGGCGAAGCGTGGAGGGCGGCGCGACGAGCACGGGCGGCTGGTGTTCATCAGTGAGAGCCGCGTGAGGTTCGAGATCGAGGACCTGCTGCGCGCGTCCGCCGAGGTGCTCGGCAGCGGCAACTTCGGGTCCTCGTACAAGGCGACGCTGTTAGAGGGCTCGTCGGTGGTGGTGAAGCGGTTCAAGGACATGAACGGCGTCGGGCGTGAGGACTTCTCGGAACACATGCGTCGCCTCGGCCGCCTCGACCACCCCAACCTCATCCCGCTCGTCGCCTACCTCTACAAGAAGGAGGAGAAGCTCCTCATCACCGACTACATGTGCAACGGCAGCCTCGCCAATCTCCTCCATG GGGGTCGAGGAAAGGCGTTGGACTGGGGGAAGAGGCTGGGGATCATCAAGGGCACGGCGAGGGGGCTGGCGCATCTGTACGACGAGCTGCCGATGCTGACGGTGCCGCACGGGCACCTCAAGTCGTCCAACGTGCTCCTCGACGCCGACTTCCGGCCGGCGTTGTCGGACTACGCGCTGGTTCCGGTGCTGACGGCGACGCACGCGAAGCAGGTGATGATGGCGTACAAGGCGCCCGAGTGCGTGGAGGCGCACGGGAAGCCGTCCAAGAAGAGCGACGTGTGGAGCCTCGGGATCCTCATCCTCGAGGTTCTCACGGGGAAGTTCCCGGCGAACTACCTCCGGCAGGGGAGCAAGGGCACCACCGACCTCGCCGGGTGGGTGAACTCCGTCGTCACGGAGGAGCGCACGGGGGAGGTGTTCGACAAGGACATGTCAGTGGCGGGCGAGGATGCCGATAGCGAGATGCTCAAGCTGCTCCAGGTCGGGCTCGCGTGCTGCGAGGCCGACGTCGACAAGAGATTGGACCTCAAGGCCGCCGTCACCGGAATCGAGGAGGTCAGGGAGCTGGAGCCTGCATCGACGAGCCAAGGCGAATCGAAATCATAA